A single Camarhynchus parvulus chromosome 5, STF_HiC, whole genome shotgun sequence DNA region contains:
- the INSM2 gene encoding insulinoma-associated protein 2 — protein MPRGFLVKRSRRPGGSYRARPRERDPDRDPPPTPPPPPPPAGGDSPATRQGAEEKGEEEKEGAIAACPAMWAPGGGCGGPGLTPPEAPAAWGATGPCSAAGPRAALFERCLSSPASAESFPLAASFPPAEKLLLQPRTPLPAPPLPSVPALKRPSRAKAPAKKGKATRKLSFADEVTTSPVLGLRIKEEGPEGRPGPPAGRTPLGEFICQLCKEQYADPLALAQHRCSRIVRVEYRCPECHKIFSCPANLASHRRWHKPRPGPSAEGAASAPPGKENSPERRPRGLAAPQPPPGTRQHRGGADSAGGAPAAPGPNPGPAHGGAPGPGGGPGGEAFACPCCQKRFRRQAYLRKHLGTHGAARPAAFGPPERGPLTFACHLCGARFPSADIRDKHRLWHAVREELLLPPPPPPSAGVPESSTAGGERQGFPCKHCPATFFSAPGLARHASKCHPPESRQVLLLQVPVRPGC, from the coding sequence ATGCCGCGCGGCTTCCTCGTCAAGCGCAGCCGGAGACCCGGCGGCTCCTACCGGGCACGCCCGCGGGAGCGGGACCCTGACCGGGACCCTCCGCCcaccccgccgccgcccccgccgcccgccggcgGGGACAGCCCCGCCACTAGACAGGGAGCGGAGGAGAAGGgcgaggaggagaaggagggagcgATCGCCGCTTGCCCCGCGATGTGGGCCcccggcggcggctgcggcggccCCGGGCTCACCCCGCCGGAGGCTCCGGCCGCCTGGGGGGCGACGGGGCCGTgcagcgcggcggggccgcgggcggctCTCTTCGAGCGGTGCCTCAGCTCCCCCGCCTCCGCCGAGTCCTTCCCCCTGGCCGCCTCCTTCCCGCCCGCcgagaagctgctgctgcagccgcGCACgccgctgcccgccccgccgctgccgTCGGTGCCCGCGCTGAAGCGGCCGTCCCGGGCCAAGGCGCCGGCCAAGAAGGGCAAGGCCACGCGGAAGCTGAGCTTCGCCGACGAGGTGACCACCTCGCCCGTGCTGGGGCTGCGCATCAAAGAGGAGGGGCCCGAGGgccggccggggccgccggcGGGGCGCACGCCGCTGGGCGAGTTCATCTGCCAGCTGTGCAAAGAGCAGTACGCGGACCCGCTGGCGCTGGCTCAGCACCGCTGCTCCCGCATCGTGCGCGTCGAGTACCGCTGCCCCGAGTGCCACAAGATCTTCAGCTGTCCCGCCAACCTGGCCTCGCACCGCCGCTGGCACAAGCCGCGTCCCGGCCCCAGCGCCGAAGGCGCCGCCTCCGCCCCGCCGGGCAAGGAGAACAGCCCCgagcggcggccccgcggcctcGCCGCGCCCCAGCCGCCGCCGGGGACCCGTCAGCACCGCGGCGGCGCGGACAGCGCCGGCGgcgccccggccgcccccggccccaACCCCGGCCCAGCTCACGGCGGCGCTCCCGGTCcgggcggcggccccggcggggagGCGTTCgcctgcccctgctgccagaAGCGGTTCCGGCGGCAGGCTTACCTCCGCAAGCACCTGGGCACCCACGGGGCAGCGCGGCCCGCTGCCTTCGGCCCGCCGGAGCGCGGGCCCCTCACCTTCGCCTGCCACCTCTGCGGCGCTCGCTTCCCCTCGGCGGACATCAGGGACAAGCACCGGCTGTGGCACGCCGTgcgggaggagctgctgctgccgccgccgccgccgccgtccGCCGGGGTCCCCGAGAGCAGCACGGCGGGCGGCGAGCGGCAGGGCTTCCCCTGCAAACACTGCCCCGCCACCTTCTTCAGCGCGCCCGGGCTGGCGCGGCACGCCAGCAAGTGCCACCCGCCGGAGAgcaggcaggtcctgctgctccaggtgcccGTCCGGCCGGGCTGCTAg